A window of the Fulvia fulva chromosome 11, complete sequence genome harbors these coding sequences:
- a CDS encoding Mitochondrial distribution and morphology protein 35, producing the protein MSASLAPECNEVKERYDTCFLKWYSEKYLRGTAKNDECEPLFRQYKTCLSKALKERGIDTMLDEARADNKENDAEYLKPS; encoded by the exons ATGTCAGCCTCATTAGCGCCCGAATGTAACGAAGTGAAAGA ACGCTACGATACATGCTTCCTCAAATGGTACAGCGAGAAATACTTGCGAGGTACCGCGAAGAACGATGAGTGCGAACCTCTATTTCGGCAGTATAAGACTTGTCTCAGC AAAGCGCTGAAGGAGCGAGGCATAGATACGATGCTCGATGAGGCGAGAGCTGATAACAAGGAGAATGATGCGGAGTATTTGAAGCCCAGTTGA
- a CDS encoding Two-component system protein B, translating to MVRISVRQQLSLLLVLSGAIGLAVLAIAVWVTNHDFVINISASRVELTASLKAAQVAFNLELMQTAATFITTRAIVRAALANYDNGSNTAPDAFSTAQADLEATLGNVGPLHNALVLQAQVFSRNTSGPYGSDSVLNATGAGVEQIVLPWVNSDGSPVTLGGNGTMSYPPALYPNLTISDPPDGPPMATFNGVTLDSNSTMVLGPLFISETLSLLSLTLPMMNDTTNSDDILGWVTVVTDARLIQKVIQDQRGLGQSGQTLLLGPLNNTNQFRPGILGTTTSEETDIQYLLPLNTTAKSRHANHVIGTANPPFPASDYPAVARAMEENVRGVDDVGSMMRTHNEMGKHVSVGYSIPPTALVDWIVVVEQSRDEVWKPINRLRTIILSCLFGVVGFMLIVSFPIAHWAVLPILRLRAATTESVEPPTTSGSSGSTNTLGYFSKQCAQSPNECPIKQQGGFFGSMKSFQMMGIRRYYQKHIATHVEKREGAERQFRIPGKVKMPKHWVKDETYDLIKTFNEMSDELFGMFTQLDDRVRQRTLELEQSKKAAEAANESKTMFVANVSHELKTPLNGILGMCAVSMEEDDPSKLRRSFGIIYKSGDLLLRTLNDLLTFSTNQVGHQVLTLDEKEFTLRDLETQVLAIFSDQARDKKIALSVHIDEPPGDPFGMSAKLREVMLWGDIHRILQVIINLTSNALKFTPADGSVTVVVRCLTETPTRKPSTKQDSSTSLTQRKRESIHFDAETKGTACFINPREQAQVQEKTAAPPGKDIVIEFEVRDTGPGIEEASQARIFEPFVQGDVGLSRKHSGTGLGLSICSQLAKLMRGSIGLTSTLGEGSTFNMRIPLRQIMRTGSPRTSTSAGGSRRQSIAISEPITGQSTNRSLNGTPLPPAPLVTDLGGTRAQWDHKKPEVIPSPTVPKSSQTPLKQAVQGAAKAAKAKKDPKAGPDFSKVRVLVAEDNKVNQEVIMRMLKLEQITEVTIAEDGQVALDLVKSKSAPPCLEGDESHVHPYDIIFMDVQMPNMDGLTSTKLIRECGFKKPIVALTAFAEQSNIDECYGAGMDYFLAKPIKRPQLKKVLTDHCTPTPLPEQPPAVIGADGAGMASGDATKENNAPPSTSPKKDVTIATPGEQEGTVS from the coding sequence ATGGTGCGCATCTCAGTCCGGCAACAGCTGTCTCTGCTCCTCGTCCTGTCGGGTGCCATTGGACTGGCCGTACTCGCCATCGCCGTCTGGGTCACGAATCATGACTTTGTCATCAATATCTCCGCCTCTCGCGTCGAACTCACCGCATCGCTCAAAGCCGCCCAGGTAGCCTTCAACCTGGAGCTGATGCAAACAGCCGCGACCTTTATCACCACCAGGGCCATTGTACGCGCAGCCCTCGCAAACTATGACAATGGTTCCAACACTGCTCCAGACGCCTTTAGTACCGCGCAGGCTGACTTGGAAGCCACACTTGGCAATGTGGGACCTCTGCACAATGCCCTGGTACTGCAGGCGCAAGTCTTCTCGCGAAACACCTCTGGTCCATACGGCTCTGACAGCGTACTGAATGCCACGGGTGCTGGCGTAGAGCAGATTGTCTTACCATGGGTCAACTCCGATGGATCTCCTGTAACGCTTGGCGGCAACGGAACCATGAGTTATCCACCAGCACTGTACCCAAATCTCACCATTTCAGATCCTCCAGATGGGCCACCGATGGCCACCTTCAACGGTGTCACCTTGGACTCGAATTCTACAATGGTTCTCGGGCCGTTGTTCATCAGCGAGACGTTGTCTTTGCTTTCCTTGACATTACCGATGATGAACGATACCACCAACAGCGACGATATACTCGGCTGGGTGACTGTTGTCACGGATGCAAGGCTCATACAGAAGGTCATACAAGACCAACGTGGTCTTGGACAGTCTGGGCAGACTTTGCTGCTGGGTCCTCTGAACAATACCAATCAATTCCGGCCTGGCATCCTTGGGACCACTACTTCTGAGGAAACGGACATCCAATACTTGCTCCCTCTTAACACGACCGCAAAAAGTCGACATGCAAACCACGTGATCGGGACTGCTAACCCTCCCTTCCCCGCGAGTGACTACCCTGCGGTGGCAAGGGCGATGGAGGAGAATGTGCGAGGTGTGGATGATGTCGGAAGCATGATGAGGACTCACAATGAGATGGGAAAACATGTGTCTGTGGGGTATTCGATACCTCCAACAGCTCTGGTCGATTGGATCGTTGTGGTTGAGCAGTCACGGGACGAGGTTTGGAAGCCAATCAATCGTCTGAGGACCATCATACTGTCCTGTCTTTTCGGCGTAGTCGGCTTCATGTTGATCGTCAGCTTTCCAATCGCGCATTGGGCAGTGCTACCAATTCTTCGGCTTCGGGCTGCCACCACTGAGAGCGTTGAACCTCCTACCACGAGCGGAAGCAGCGGCAGTACTAACACTTTGGGATACTTCTCCAAACAATGCGCGCAGTCACCAAATGAATGCCCGATCAAACAACAAGGAGGCTTTTTCGGATCCATGAAGAGCTTCCAGATGATGGGTATCAGACGCTACTATCAAAAACACATCGCTACTCACGTGGAGAAACGAGAAGGCGCGGAACGACAATTCCGCATCCCAGGTAAGGTCAAGATGCCGAAGCACTGGGTTAAAGATGAGACCTATGATCTGATCAAGACATTCAACGAGATGTCTGATGAGCTATTTGGCATGTTCACTCAACTTGACGATCGGGTCCGTCAACGTACGCTAGAGCTGGAGCAGAGCAAGAAAGCCGCTGAAGCCGCGAACGAGAGCAAGACAATGTTCGTTGCGAATGTATCACATGAGCTCAAGACGCCTCTTAATGGCATCCTCGGCATGTGCGCGGTATCGATGGAAGAGGACGATCCATCAAAGTTACGGCGTTCTTTTGGGATTATCTACAAGAGTGGTGATTTACTACTGCGTACACTCAACGATCTGCTCACGTTCAGCACTAATCAGGTTGGCCATCAAGTTCTCACCCTGGATGAAAAGGAGTTCACTCTGCGAGATCTGGAGACTCAAGTACTTGCGATTTTCAGCGATCAAGCTAGAGACAAGAAGATCGCACTCTCTGTGCACATCGATGAGCCACCTGGAGATCCGTTCGGAATGTCGGCCAAGCTCAGGGAGGTGATGTTATGGGGTGACATCCACAGGATTCTGCAAGTCATTATCAATTTGACATCAAACGCGCTCAAGTTCACTCCAGCTGATGGTTCAGTGACTGTGGTCGTTCGTTGCCTTACGGAGACACCTACCAGAAAGCCGTCTACGAAGCAAGACTCATCCACAAGTCTGACGCAAAGGAAGAGGGAATCTATACATTTCGATGCCGAGACAAAGGGTACTGCTTGCTTCATTAATCCTAGGGAGCAGGCCCAAGTGCAGGAGAAGACTGCTGCACCGCCTGGCAAAGACATTGTGATTGAGTTTGAAGTGAGGGATACAGGTCCCGGTATCGAAGAGGCGTCTCAAGCACGCATCTTCGAGCCATTCGTACAAGGCGATGTCGGTCTGAGTCGGAAGCACAGTGGTACCGGGCTGGGGCTGAGCATATGTTCGCAGCTGGCCAAGCTGATGCGCGGAAGCATCGGATTGACGAGTACCCTCGGCGAGGGAAGCACATTCAATATGAGGATCCCACTCCGACAGATCATGCGCACAGGATCTCCGAGAACATCTACCTCAGCCGGTGGCTCGCGGAGACAGTCCATCGCCATTTCTGAGCCGATCACGGGGCAGTCCACGAACCGCAGTCTGAATGGCACACCTCTACCGCCTGCGCCACTCGTCACCGACCTTGGCGGCACAAGAGCTCAATGGGACCACAAGAAGCCAGAAGTAATACCAAGCCCCACGGTGCCAAAGTCATCTCAAACGCCATTGAAGCAAGCAGTCCAAGGCGCAGCGAAAGCCGCCAAAGCCAAGAAAGACCCCAAAGCCGGTCCAGACTTCAGCAAAGTCCGTGTCCTTGTCGCAGAGGATAACAAGGTCAACCAAGAAGTCATCATGCGCATGCTCAAACTGGAGCAAATCACCGAGGTCACCATCGCTGAAGATGGTCAAGTTGCGCTCGACCTCGTCAAGTCCAAGTCCGCACCACCTTGTCTGGAGGGTGACGAAAGTCATGTACACCCCTACGACATCATCTTCATGGATGTCCAGATGCCAAATATGGATGGTCTGACGAGCACGAAGCTGATTCGAGAATGTGGCTTCAAGAAACCTATCGTGGCACTCACTGCATTCGCCGAGCAGAGCAATATTGATGAATGCTATGGTGCTGGGATGGACTACTTCCTGGCGAAACCGATCAAGAGGCCGCAGCTGAAGAAGGTATTGACGGATCATTGTACTCCTACGCCATTGCCGGAACAGCCACCAGCGGTGATTGGTGCTGATGGTGCTGGCATGGCGTCTGGTGATGCCACGAAGGAGAATAATGCACCTCCGTCAACGAGTCCAAAGAAGGATGTGACGATCGCTACGCCTGGTGAGCAAGAGGGTACGGTGTCGTGA
- a CDS encoding Alpha-fucosidase A — MNHCHTDQTGLGPLQTPLWEYMAQNWAPRGAETARLLYNASGWVVHNEMNIFGHTGMKGDGDISSEIWANYPIAAAWMMQHVFDNFDYNSQDVAWLRSTGYPMLNSISQFWLSQL; from the coding sequence ATGAACCACTGCCATACCGATCAGACTGGTCTTGGCCCACTGCAGACTCCGTTGTGGGAGTACATGGCACAGAATTGGGCACCTCGTGGTGCCGAGACTGCCCGACTACTCTACAATGCTTCCGGCTGGGTAGTGCACAACGAGATGAACATCTTTGGCCACACTGGCATGAAAGGCGATGGCGACATCTCGAGCGAAATCTGGGCAAACTACCCCATCGCCGCCGCCTGGATGATGCAGCATGTCTTCGACAACTTCGATTACAACAGCCAAGACGTCGCCTGGCTCCGCTCAACAGGCTACCCGATGCTGAATTCCATCTCCCAGTTCTGGCTTTCCCAGCTCTAA
- a CDS encoding putative alpha-fucosidase A: MILNEPNHDFLTTLTVSSHLDTGLHIGSFNHIQEWKLPLDTPNDTHRHISHLIGWYPGFSIASYANGYTNSTIQSAVRTSLVNRGIGITDANSGREKVWRAAA; encoded by the coding sequence ATGATCCTAAACGAGCCCAATCATGACTTCCTCACAACACTGACCGTCTCCTCCCACCTCGACACCGGCCTTCACATCGGCTCTTTCAACCATATCCAAGAATGGAAACTGCCCCTCGACACTCCCAACGATACGCACCGCCACATCTCCCACCTAATCGGCTGGTACCCCGGCTTCTCCATCGCCTCCTACGCAAATGGCTACACCAACTCCACAATTCAGTCCGCAGTCCGTACATCCCTAGTAAACCGCGGCATCGGCATCACAGATGCAAACAGCGGCCGGGAGAAAGTGTGGCGCGCCGCGGCTTGA
- a CDS encoding Putative rhamnogalacturonase, whose translation MSVRTLLLGLLSLASTAFAAFGYTESSASFVVDAGSANSLVVTIEKSSCDVTSIVYRGVEIQSQTTGTHIGSGLGTATVSADTIDEQYIKVTCETDTLTQYLVFVSGDSNIYLATYITAEPSVGELRYIARLDSSVLPSEYPFGEVSTTKPSTSTIEGSDVFVVDGETRSKFYSSERFIDDHVHCVYGDDIHACFVKPVSAYETSSGGPFFRDINSNNGGDYTSLTFYMNSGHVQTEDRRMGLYGPYALTFSRSGIPKLADFDLFFFVDLDIEGYVPASGRGYVSGTASGVPSDFQPVIHWFNSAAQYWTYASSSGTFTSPAMKPGTYTMKLYRTELEVASQSVTVSAGATKTSNIASTLSNPATSLWTIGTCDGQPTGLLNADKQLRMHPSDSRMSDWAPGTFTVGTSSDSSFPMALFKDINSPQTLSFNLDDASAGATLRIRTTLAFASGRPQITVNDWTSEGPAAPVKIDSRGVTRGAYRGCGESYEFEVPEGELVEGANTVAIRVISGSSGEAFLSPNFIVDCIEMYR comes from the exons ATGTCTGTCCGCACTCTGTTGCTCGGGCTGCTGAGCCTCGCGTCAACTGCCTTTGCTGCCTTTGGGTATACCGAATCCTCAGCCAGCTTCGTAGTCGACGCAGGTTCAGCCAACAGTCTTGTTGTCACCATCGAGAAGTCCAGCTGCGATGTGACTTCCATCGTCTACCGAGGCGTTGAGATTCAGTCACAAACGACGGGAACCCATATTGGTTCAGGTCTGGGCACTGCGACGGTCTCTGCAGACACCATTGATG AGCAATATATCAAGGTCACGTGTGAGACAGACACGCTCACGCAGTACCTTGTCTTCGTCTCTGGTGACAGCAACATCTATCTCGCAACCTATATCACAGCGGAACCTTCAGTTGGCGAGCTGCGTTACATCGCACGTCTTGATAGCTCTGTCTTACCGTCCGAATACCCCTTCGGAGAGGTCTCGACTACGAAACCCAGCACTTCTACAATCGAGGGGTCGGATGTTTTCGTTGTAGATGGCGAAACGCGAAGCAAGTTCTACTCGTCAGAGCGCTTCATCGACGACCACGTCCACTGCGTCTATGGCGACGACATCCATGCTTGCTTCGTCAAGCCAGTCTCCGCATACGAGACATCATCCGGTGGTCCCTTCTTCAGAGACATCAACAGCAACAATGGCGGCGACTACACATCTCTCACATTCTACATGAACTCCGGCCACGTCCAAACCGAAGACCGCCGTATGGGTCTCTATGGACCATACGCCCTGACCTTCAGCCGCAGCGGTATCCCCAAACTGGCAGACTTCGACCTCTTCTTCTTTGTCGACCTCGATATCGAAGGCTACGTCCCAGCCTCCGGTCGCGGCTACGTCTCCGGCACAGCCTCGGGTGTCCCCAGCGACTTTCAACCCGTCATCCACTGGTTCAACTCCGCCGCGCAATACTGGACCTACGCCTCCAGCAGCGGCACTTTCACATCCCCAGCCATGAAGCCAGGGACCTACACCATGAAACTCTACCGCACGGAGCTCGAAGTCGCGTCCCAATCCGTCACCGTCTCCGCCGGCGCAACGAAAACCAGCAACATCGCCAGCACCCTCTCCAACCCCGCCACATCCCTCTGGACGATCGGCACCTGCGACGGTCAACCCACCGGCCTCCTGAACGCCGACAAGCAACTCCGCATGCACCCCTCCGACTCTCGCATGTCAGACTGGGCACCAGGCACATTCACAGTCGGCACATCATCAGATTCCTCCTTCCCCATGGCCTTATTCAAAGACATCAACAGCCCTCAAACCCTCTCCTTCAATCTCGACGATGCAAGTGCTGGCGCCACACTTCGGATCAGGACTACGCTGGCTTTTGCGAGTGGGAGGCCGCAGATTACGGTCAATGATTGGACGAGTGAGGGTCCCGCGGCGCCGGTCAAGATTGATAGTCGTGGGGTCACGAGGGGCGCGTATAGAGGGTGTGGGGAGAGCTATGAGTTTGAGGTGCCGGAGGGGGAGTTGGTGGAGGGCGCGAATACGGTGGCTATCAGGGTGATTTCGGGAAGTTCTGGGGAGGCGTTTTTGAGTCCGAATTTT ATTGTGGATTGTATTGAGATGTACAGATAG
- a CDS encoding FAD-linked oxidoreductase pyvE, with product MPWQQLVEHTHLDPPHGSNSCELPCPYFGQSATIERWSRAAEKPAGVSVMPTRAEEVAIAVKYATEHGLNLAVKGGGHSTSGASSTDGGVLINLGKMRQVNVDVDNKLLHVQGGALWHDVDQAAWKHGLATVGGTVADTGVGGLTLGGGYGHLTGKYGLVFDNVVSCTVVLASGEIVKASESENPDLFWALGGAGQNFGVTVEFVFKAYPPGEMFTGMLAFPPTPDVIEEIAAAGNELYQVRDGPQGPETRAQGRCGSLVVLAKPPDAGGQTMILALHAFNGTEEEGRKLLKPFFDIGPVVNTMAMQPYPTVNNLVPAVIGARSSMKGAAFMLPIRAGFMSEVMTKYDEFVSSNEDAAHSLVAWELYDSVKVTSLDNGSYANRGYHLNGLVMPTWFKQENDAVCRQWARDISEMWKTELQKQGEETGEGVDGGIGRRGHKGAVMLYGNYDESDMTKRGIDIFGENYERLQQLKAKYDPSNMFDKLFAITPAPAKL from the exons ATGCCTTGGCAACAGCTTGTCGAACATACGCATCTGGATCCTCCCCACGGAAGCAATAGTTGTGAGCTGCCGTGCCCTTACTTTGGTCAAAGTGCCACCATCGAACGATGGTCTAGGGCGGCAGAGAAGCCGGCCGGCGTATCTGTGATGCCAACCAGGGCTGAAGAG GTAGCCATTGCGGTCAAATACGCAACCGAGCATGGTCTCAATCTGGCTGTGAAGGGTGGCGGTCACTCGACCTCTGGTGCCAGCAGCACCGACGGAG GTGTTCTCATCAATCTTGGAAAGATGCGGCAGGTCAACGTCGACGTCGACAACAAGCTCCTACACGTCCAAGGCGGCGCTCTCTGGCACGATGTCGATCAAGCCGCGTGGAAGCATGGACTCGCCACTGTCGGCGGCACCGTCGCAGACACCGGTGTCGGTGGACTGACTCTCGGTGGCGGCTACGGTCACCTCACCGGAAAGTACGGCCTGGTGTTCGACAACGTCGTAAGTTGCACCGTCGTCCTCGCAAGCGGCGAAATTGTCAAAGCAAGTGAGAGTGAGAACCCAGACCTCTTCTGGGCGCTCGGTGGAGCAGGCCAAAACTTCGGCGTGACAGTCGAATTCGTCTTCAAGGCCTATCCACCAGGAGAAATGTTCACTGGCATGTTAGCCTTCCCACCCACGCCCGATGTGATCGAGGAGATAGCGGCCGCGGGGAACGAGCTGTACCAGGTTCGAGATGGACCGCAAGGCCCGGAGACGAGGGCGCAGGGCAGGTGCGGCTCTCTTGTCGTCCTGGCTAAGCCACCTGATGCTGGAGGACAGACGATGATCCTGGCTTTGCATGCTTTCAATGGGACGGAAGAAGAGGGTCGAAAGCTGCTCAAGCCATTCTTTGACATCGGGCCGGTCGTGAATACGATGGCGATGCAGCCATATCCGACTGTCAACAACCTCGTCCCTGCCGTTATAGGAGCTCGCAGCAGCATGAAGGGAGCCGCTTTCATGCTACCAATCCGGGCTGGTTTCATGTCCGAGGTCATGACCAAGTACGATGAGTTCGTGTCTTCCAATGAAGATGCAGCACATAGTCTGGTCGCCTGGGAGCTATACGATTCGGTAAAGGTCACATCACTCGACAATGGAAGCTACGCCAACCGGGGCTATCATCTCAACGGTCTCGTCATGCCGACGTGGTTCAAGCAAGAGAACGACGCGGTCTGCCGACAGTGGGCTCGTGATATCAGCGAGATGTGGAAGACTGAATTGCAAAAGCAAGGTGAAGAGACTGGCGAGGGCGTCGACGGTGGTATTGGGAGGCGAGGTCACAAGGGCGCTGTTATGCTTTATGGCAATTATGATGAGAGTGACATGACCAAGCGCGGGATAG